In the Mycolicibacter sp. MU0102 genome, one interval contains:
- a CDS encoding DUF1490 family protein: MAVQGLLVKAASTVFTGLVGVSAYEVARRALAKAPLHEAAVTATEWSLRGTRRAEEVAESARLKVADVVAEARERIGEEATPPAAAVEHDHDH, encoded by the coding sequence ATGGCAGTGCAGGGATTGCTGGTGAAAGCGGCGTCGACGGTGTTCACCGGGCTGGTCGGCGTGAGCGCCTATGAGGTGGCCCGCCGGGCACTGGCGAAGGCTCCGCTGCACGAGGCGGCGGTGACGGCCACCGAGTGGAGTCTGCGCGGAACCCGGCGAGCCGAAGAGGTCGCCGAGTCGGCACGATTGAAGGTGGCCGACGTGGTTGCCGAGGCTCGCGAGCGGATCGGCGAGGAGGCCACCCCGCCGGCGGCGGCCGTCGAGCACGACCACGACCACTGA